One window from the genome of Deltaproteobacteria bacterium encodes:
- the narH gene encoding nitrate reductase subunit beta: MNIRSQISMIFHLDKCIGCHTCSIACKNIWTDRKGAEYMWWNNVETKPGTGYPSKWEDQSIYKGGWEKRNGSVGLKGAGKKKGLLNIFHNPHLPVIDDYYEPFTYKYLDLIESPAGDDQPTARPVSLITGEPMDIKMGPNWDDDLSGTPDYARNDPNLEGLSAEEREAMFQMEKMAFFYLPRICNHCLNPACVAACPSGAFYKRGEDGIVLINQEVCRGWRMCITACPYKKTYYNWHTGKSEKCILCFPRIESGLAPACMHSCVGRIRYLGVVLYDADKIHEVASCEESQLVDKQLDMLMDPFDPAVIEAAKRNGVADSTIKAAQTSPTFKFVKEWGLALPLHPEFRTLPMLFYVPPLLPVMASVKRVNNSEQEAKLSSVSKVWEDDWLYDTSTEQLWGTIEEARIPLKYMANLFSAGDERKVKDKLKKLMAIRIYRRWKTVGDISEAKVREVFADTGLDAEMAEDIYYLTSLAKFNDRFVIPAAHREQAIELLEFTGDVKGNTGFGFTEAPSRGL; encoded by the coding sequence ATGAATATTAGATCGCAAATTTCGATGATTTTTCACCTCGATAAGTGTATCGGGTGTCATACTTGTTCTATCGCTTGCAAGAACATCTGGACGGATCGCAAGGGTGCCGAATACATGTGGTGGAACAATGTTGAAACTAAGCCTGGCACTGGCTACCCCAGCAAATGGGAGGATCAGAGCATTTATAAGGGCGGTTGGGAGAAGCGAAATGGCAGTGTTGGTTTGAAGGGTGCTGGCAAAAAGAAAGGTCTTCTCAACATATTTCATAATCCGCATTTGCCAGTTATTGACGATTATTACGAGCCGTTTACGTACAAGTATTTGGATTTGATAGAGTCTCCTGCAGGAGATGATCAGCCAACGGCGCGACCTGTTTCTTTAATAACGGGTGAGCCTATGGACATCAAGATGGGTCCAAACTGGGATGACGATTTAAGCGGAACTCCGGATTATGCTCGCAATGATCCTAATTTAGAGGGTTTATCGGCAGAAGAGCGAGAAGCCATGTTTCAGATGGAGAAGATGGCTTTCTTTTATTTGCCGAGAATTTGCAATCATTGCTTGAATCCAGCCTGCGTAGCTGCTTGTCCTTCTGGAGCTTTTTACAAGCGAGGAGAGGACGGAATTGTCTTGATTAATCAGGAAGTTTGTCGCGGTTGGAGGATGTGTATTACTGCATGTCCTTATAAGAAGACCTATTACAATTGGCATACTGGCAAATCTGAGAAGTGCATTTTGTGTTTTCCGCGCATTGAGTCTGGTTTAGCACCGGCCTGTATGCATTCTTGTGTTGGTCGGATTAGGTATTTAGGAGTTGTGCTGTATGACGCTGATAAAATTCACGAAGTAGCATCTTGTGAGGAATCTCAACTCGTAGACAAGCAACTAGATATGCTGATGGATCCTTTCGATCCGGCTGTAATCGAAGCGGCTAAGAGAAACGGGGTGGCTGATTCAACCATTAAAGCAGCACAAACTTCACCAACCTTTAAGTTTGTAAAAGAATGGGGTTTGGCGTTGCCTCTTCACCCAGAGTTTAGAACATTGCCGATGTTGTTTTATGTTCCGCCACTATTGCCAGTAATGGCTTCAGTTAAGCGCGTGAACAATAGCGAACAAGAAGCAAAACTCTCTTCTGTTTCAAAAGTTTGGGAGGATGATTGGCTGTATGACACAAGCACCGAGCAGCTTTGGGGAACTATAGAAGAAGCGCGGATTCCTTTAAAGTACATGGCAAATTTGTTTAGTGCTGGCGATGAGAGGAAGGTAAAAGACAAACTAAAGAAGTTGATGGCGATAAGAATATATCGCAGGTGGAAGACCGTTGGCGATATATCGGAAGCCAAAGTGAGGGAAGTTTTTGCAGATACTGGCCTTGATGCTGAAATGGCAGAGGATATTTATTATCTGACTTCACTTGCTAAGTTTAACGATCGCTTTGTCATTCCAGCGGCTCACCGGGAGCAAGCGATTGAGCTACTAGAATTTACCGGCGACGTTAAAGGAAATACGGGTTTTGGTTTTACTGAAGCGCCGAGTCGTGGATTATAG
- a CDS encoding nitrate reductase subunit alpha, whose protein sequence is MSWIKDIISPETRQWEEFYRNRFQHDKVVRSTHGVNCTGGCSWQIHVKDGIVVWETQQLDYPLLEGSLPPYEPRGCQRGISFSWYLYSPLRIKYPLIRGALIDAFREEKRKADGDAYVAWENLQKDATKRKSYQTARGKGGFRRASWDEVLEIMAVANIYTAKKHGPDRVIGFSPIPAMSMLSYAGGARFLQLFGGVNLSFYDWYCDLPTAFPEIWGEQTDVCESADWYNAKMIADMGACLNMTRTPDCHFFAESRHNGTKAVVFSPDFSQVCKYADQWVPLHAGSDGAFWMAVTHVILKEFHHEKQTPYFIDYVKQYTDSPFLVKLEKNGDHYQPGRLLRADEIKKFSNIENSKWKFFNIDENTGELVVPKGSMGSRWGKEQGKWNMLLENEVDNRPFSPVLSLLQYYDEVLSTEFVEFGLDSKQLRGVPVKYVETVNGRVPVTTVYDLIMAQYGVGRGLSGAYPANYEDKDAAYTPAWQEIFTGVDSKTVIQFAREWANTANTTEGKCMIIIGAGINHWYHQNLIYRAGAMALMLSGCVGKNGGGLNHYVGQEKLAPMDSWSAIAFGKDWQGAIRLQQAPLWHYINTCQYRYDGQFSKYNTVPDNKWTRQHTADQIFQSVRMGWMPFYPQFAQNTLELAKEANLKGAKDDDGIKQYVLDKLKSKELKYSVSDPEAEENFPRVWYIWRGNAIVGSMKGHEYCLKHYLGTHSNLISKDDPRKTEEVKWHEIAGTGKMDLVVDLNFRMDSSALYSDIVLPAASWYEKADLNSTDLHSFIHPLSQAVAPVWESKSDWDIFKEISRVTGEVARKHFSGVHKDVVASPLSHDTADEISQPEVKDWYKGECDAVPGKTMHKLAIVERDYTKLYDKYISLGRNIRKTGLGAHGNHYMCEREYDEMISSRHFPKEKIGGEIYPSIKEAESAANAVLHLSSLTNGELTVRAYENAEKKTGMQLIDLGYGSKDVKINYADLCAQPRRYNNSPLWSGLMTDGRAYAPYTYNVERLVPWRTLTGRQHFYLDHEMYIAYGEHLPTYKPSPKPELYGDLKETLGDKKARVLNYLTPHGKWHIHSTYGDTLRMLTLSRGCEPCWMSEVDAEALGIKDNDWVEVYNDHGVYCARAVVSSRIPPGVCIVYHVPERTIGIPKSQVRGNRRAGGHNSCTRVHLKPNYLCGGYGQFSYHFNYWGPVAPNRDTHVVVTKMEKVVF, encoded by the coding sequence ATGAGTTGGATTAAGGACATAATATCACCGGAAACTCGACAGTGGGAGGAGTTTTACCGCAATCGTTTTCAGCATGATAAAGTTGTTCGCAGTACGCATGGAGTAAACTGCACTGGCGGTTGCTCATGGCAGATTCATGTAAAGGATGGCATTGTCGTTTGGGAGACACAGCAGCTAGATTATCCCTTGTTAGAGGGTTCACTACCTCCTTACGAGCCTCGTGGATGTCAGAGGGGAATTTCGTTTTCGTGGTATTTATATAGTCCACTTAGAATTAAGTATCCTCTAATTAGGGGAGCGTTGATAGATGCCTTCAGGGAAGAAAAGAGGAAGGCAGATGGCGATGCGTATGTTGCTTGGGAAAACTTGCAAAAGGACGCTACTAAACGCAAGAGTTATCAAACTGCTCGCGGAAAGGGCGGATTTAGACGGGCGAGTTGGGATGAGGTTTTGGAGATTATGGCGGTTGCTAATATTTATACCGCCAAGAAACATGGCCCCGATCGCGTTATCGGATTTTCGCCAATTCCAGCTATGTCGATGCTAAGTTACGCTGGAGGTGCTCGCTTTCTACAACTCTTTGGAGGGGTAAACTTAAGTTTTTACGATTGGTATTGCGATTTGCCGACTGCTTTTCCAGAAATATGGGGAGAGCAGACCGATGTGTGCGAAAGTGCGGATTGGTACAATGCTAAAATGATAGCTGACATGGGTGCCTGTTTAAATATGACACGTACTCCGGATTGTCATTTTTTTGCTGAGTCGCGACACAATGGCACTAAGGCAGTAGTTTTCTCGCCAGATTTTAGTCAAGTATGTAAATATGCAGACCAATGGGTGCCGCTCCATGCTGGTAGCGATGGTGCTTTTTGGATGGCTGTTACTCACGTGATACTTAAGGAGTTTCACCACGAAAAGCAGACACCATATTTTATCGACTACGTTAAGCAGTACACCGATAGTCCGTTCTTGGTAAAGCTTGAAAAGAATGGCGATCACTACCAGCCTGGACGATTGCTGCGAGCAGATGAGATCAAGAAGTTTTCGAATATTGAAAATAGTAAGTGGAAATTCTTTAACATAGACGAAAATACTGGAGAGCTGGTTGTTCCAAAGGGTAGCATGGGCTCTCGTTGGGGTAAGGAGCAGGGAAAGTGGAATATGTTGCTGGAGAACGAGGTTGACAATCGCCCGTTCTCTCCAGTGCTTAGTTTGCTTCAATACTACGATGAAGTGCTGTCAACAGAATTTGTGGAATTCGGCTTAGACAGTAAGCAGTTAAGAGGAGTGCCGGTAAAATACGTAGAAACTGTAAATGGTCGAGTTCCGGTCACGACTGTTTACGATCTCATAATGGCTCAATATGGCGTAGGTCGTGGGCTATCTGGTGCCTATCCAGCGAATTACGAGGACAAGGATGCGGCTTATACTCCTGCCTGGCAAGAGATTTTTACCGGTGTTGATTCTAAGACTGTCATTCAATTTGCGCGCGAGTGGGCAAATACTGCAAATACCACGGAAGGTAAATGCATGATTATTATTGGTGCCGGTATTAATCACTGGTATCACCAGAACTTGATCTATCGCGCAGGTGCAATGGCGTTAATGCTGTCTGGTTGCGTTGGTAAAAACGGTGGAGGCTTAAATCACTATGTGGGGCAAGAAAAGCTTGCTCCTATGGATTCATGGTCTGCGATAGCTTTTGGCAAGGATTGGCAGGGAGCTATACGCCTACAGCAAGCGCCACTGTGGCACTATATTAACACTTGCCAGTATCGCTATGATGGGCAGTTTTCTAAGTACAATACGGTTCCAGATAACAAGTGGACGCGCCAACATACTGCTGACCAAATCTTTCAATCGGTTCGCATGGGTTGGATGCCATTCTATCCTCAATTTGCGCAAAATACCTTAGAGCTTGCTAAGGAGGCAAATCTAAAGGGTGCTAAGGATGATGATGGCATAAAGCAGTATGTTTTGGATAAACTAAAGTCTAAGGAGCTAAAGTACTCTGTAAGTGATCCGGAAGCTGAGGAGAATTTTCCCAGGGTTTGGTACATTTGGCGTGGTAATGCAATTGTGGGCAGCATGAAGGGTCATGAATATTGCCTCAAGCATTATCTCGGAACGCACTCGAACTTGATTAGCAAGGACGATCCGCGAAAGACTGAGGAAGTTAAGTGGCACGAGATTGCTGGAACTGGGAAGATGGATTTGGTAGTGGATTTAAACTTCCGCATGGATTCATCGGCGCTTTATTCCGATATCGTTTTGCCAGCGGCATCCTGGTATGAGAAGGCAGATTTAAACAGCACTGATCTACACTCGTTTATCCATCCTCTTTCTCAAGCTGTTGCCCCCGTTTGGGAATCTAAGAGCGACTGGGATATTTTTAAGGAGATATCTCGGGTTACGGGCGAAGTGGCAAGGAAACACTTTAGCGGAGTGCATAAAGACGTAGTGGCTTCGCCCTTGTCGCACGATACTGCCGATGAAATATCGCAGCCAGAAGTAAAGGATTGGTATAAGGGGGAATGTGACGCTGTGCCTGGAAAGACCATGCACAAGCTCGCAATAGTTGAGCGAGATTATACTAAGCTGTACGACAAGTATATTTCCCTAGGTCGAAACATACGCAAGACAGGTCTTGGCGCTCACGGCAATCATTATATGTGTGAGCGCGAGTACGATGAGATGATTTCTTCTCGCCATTTCCCAAAGGAGAAAATAGGAGGCGAGATTTATCCGTCGATTAAGGAAGCTGAATCGGCGGCTAATGCTGTGTTGCACCTATCTTCGTTGACGAATGGTGAACTTACAGTGCGCGCCTATGAAAATGCCGAGAAAAAGACAGGCATGCAGTTAATTGATTTAGGCTACGGCAGCAAGGATGTTAAGATTAACTATGCCGATCTGTGTGCGCAGCCGCGACGTTACAATAATTCGCCGTTGTGGTCTGGTCTAATGACGGATGGGCGGGCATATGCTCCATATACTTACAACGTTGAGCGATTAGTTCCATGGCGCACTCTTACTGGGCGGCAGCACTTCTATCTGGATCACGAGATGTATATAGCTTATGGAGAGCATTTGCCGACTTATAAGCCCTCGCCAAAGCCAGAATTGTATGGAGACCTAAAGGAGACTTTAGGGGACAAGAAGGCGCGTGTGTTGAATTATCTCACTCCGCATGGCAAGTGGCATATTCATTCTACCTATGGGGATACTCTAAGGATGCTAACGCTGTCTAGGGGCTGTGAACCTTGTTGGATGAGCGAAGTAGATGCGGAGGCTCTGGGTATTAAAGATAACGATTGGGTAGAAGTATATAACGACCACGGCGTGTATTGTGCTCGGGCGGTGGTAAGTTCTCGCATTCCGCCTGGCGTATGCATAGTGTATCACGTTCCAGAACGCACGATCGGCATACCTAAGTCGCAGGTTAGGGGAAATAGGCGAGCAGGAGGTCATAATAGCTGTACTAGGGTGCATCTAAAGCCAAATTATCTCTGTGGAGGCTATGGTCAGTTTAGTTATCACTTTAACTATTGGGGGCCGGTTGCTCCTAACCGCGATACCCATGTAGTGGTAACGAAGATGGAAAAGGTAGTTTTTTAG
- a CDS encoding MFS transporter yields MSVNLEHWEPEEEKFWQTSGKSVASRNLWISIPSLLCGFAVWSYWGIITVQMLSLGFPYSQTELFTLMSIAGLSGATFRIPSTFFVRIAGGRNTIFFTTALLMIPAIGTGLALQSKDTPLWIFQLFALLSGFGGGNFASSMSNISFFFPKKVQGTALGLNA; encoded by the coding sequence ATGTCGGTCAATCTTGAACATTGGGAACCAGAGGAGGAAAAGTTTTGGCAAACGAGTGGTAAGTCGGTTGCTAGCAGGAATCTGTGGATTTCCATACCGAGTCTTTTGTGTGGTTTTGCGGTCTGGTCGTATTGGGGAATTATCACTGTTCAAATGCTAAGTTTGGGCTTTCCTTATTCACAGACTGAGCTCTTTACTCTTATGTCAATTGCCGGGCTTAGTGGGGCTACATTTAGGATACCCAGTACTTTTTTTGTGCGGATAGCGGGTGGAAGAAATACTATATTTTTCACTACAGCGCTATTGATGATACCGGCGATTGGAACTGGTCTTGCTTTGCAAAGTAAGGATACGCCACTTTGGATATTCCAACTGTTTGCTTTGCTGTCAGGGTTCGGAGGAGGAAATTTTGCTTCCTCTATGTCAAACATTAGCTTCTTTTTTCCCAAGAAAGTTCAAGGAACGGCTCTGGGGTTAAATGC
- the narI gene encoding respiratory nitrate reductase subunit gamma yields the protein MLNNFLFIAFPYVAIVVFAVGCFYVYRSRAFKYSSLSSQFLEGNKLFWGVVPFHWGLLVVFLGHLIAFLFPSGMLMWNGDPVRLIILEATGFIFALTILVGLVCLIARRTTNPRVKMVTSPMDLVIEILLLVQVILGCWIALGFRWGSSWFAGVLSPYLWSILKFNPQIEAVTNLSWVIQLHVFLAFVILFLVPFTRLVHLLVAPFHYISRPYQVVMWNWNPRAIRDPRVSWSQTLPRNN from the coding sequence ATGTTAAATAACTTTCTTTTTATTGCGTTTCCGTATGTGGCTATAGTTGTGTTTGCGGTTGGCTGTTTTTACGTTTACAGGTCGCGCGCTTTTAAATATTCCTCACTTTCTTCGCAGTTCTTAGAGGGCAATAAGTTGTTTTGGGGCGTTGTGCCTTTTCACTGGGGTTTGTTGGTGGTTTTTTTGGGGCATCTGATAGCCTTTCTTTTTCCATCTGGAATGCTGATGTGGAATGGAGATCCGGTTCGCTTGATAATATTGGAAGCTACGGGCTTTATTTTTGCGCTAACAATTTTAGTAGGCTTAGTGTGTCTCATAGCTCGGAGGACAACTAATCCTCGCGTAAAAATGGTTACTAGTCCGATGGACTTAGTTATTGAGATACTATTGCTCGTTCAGGTTATATTGGGATGTTGGATTGCGCTTGGTTTTAGATGGGGCTCCTCCTGGTTTGCTGGCGTGTTAAGTCCTTATTTATGGTCTATACTCAAATTTAACCCTCAAATTGAAGCTGTTACGAACTTGTCTTGGGTAATCCAACTACACGTATTCCTTGCGTTTGTTATATTATTTTTGGTTCCCTTTACTCGTTTGGTTCATTTGTTGGTTGCGCCATTTCACTACATTTCGCGTCCCTATCAGGTAGTTATGTGGAATTGGAATCCGAGGGCAATCCGAGATCCTAGAGTGAGCTGGTCGCAAACTCTACCGAGAAATAATTAA